Proteins encoded together in one Flavobacterium keumense window:
- a CDS encoding MFS transporter has translation MKAEKNPWLWIPILNFASGFPYAIIILVSVIMYKNLGISNEDIGIYTSLLYLPWVIKPLWSPFIDLHSTKRKWFLSMQLLISISFLIVGLSLPTNHFFIITLAIFWIAAFASASNDVASDGFYLLALSKDQQSFFLGIRSTFYKLSMLTGNGLIVIIGGYLETELGDKTKAWSYTMIIVGLLMTAITLYNLFATPISENETRTESSEQQKDFTTVFTSFFKKKQIGIILAFILLFRLGESQLMKMLTPFLIDPKDVGGMGLTTEDVGIIYGTFGVIALLIGGTLGGIAISKQGLGKWMLPMILIMHLPIIGFILLSHFHPENTLFIYLAVIIEQFGYGFGFAAFMMYLIYVAEGESKTSHYALATGFMALGMMLPGMVSGYIQEYLGYGNFFIWVFCSTIPGIILSRFLVFPADFGKKSVNNE, from the coding sequence ATGAAAGCAGAGAAAAACCCTTGGCTTTGGATTCCAATATTGAACTTTGCTTCAGGTTTCCCATATGCTATTATTATTTTAGTATCGGTAATCATGTACAAAAACTTAGGAATCAGCAATGAAGATATCGGTATCTACACTAGTTTACTCTATCTACCTTGGGTGATAAAGCCCTTGTGGAGTCCATTTATTGATTTACATAGTACCAAAAGAAAATGGTTTTTAAGTATGCAATTGCTTATCTCAATTTCTTTTTTAATTGTAGGTCTTTCTCTACCTACTAACCATTTTTTCATCATAACCCTAGCTATTTTTTGGATAGCGGCTTTTGCGTCTGCTTCAAATGACGTAGCATCAGATGGGTTTTATTTATTAGCCCTATCCAAAGACCAACAATCATTTTTTTTAGGAATTAGAAGTACGTTTTACAAACTTTCAATGTTAACTGGAAATGGCTTAATCGTGATCATCGGTGGCTATCTAGAAACAGAATTGGGGGACAAAACAAAAGCATGGTCGTACACTATGATTATTGTTGGACTCCTTATGACAGCAATTACATTGTATAATTTATTTGCTACTCCTATCTCGGAAAACGAAACTAGAACTGAATCTTCGGAACAACAAAAAGATTTTACTACCGTTTTTACCAGTTTTTTCAAAAAAAAACAAATTGGGATTATTTTGGCATTTATTCTTTTATTTCGTTTAGGCGAATCACAATTAATGAAGATGTTGACCCCTTTTTTAATTGACCCTAAAGATGTCGGCGGAATGGGATTAACCACCGAAGATGTTGGAATTATTTATGGAACTTTTGGAGTTATTGCATTACTTATCGGAGGTACTTTGGGAGGAATTGCTATTTCTAAACAAGGATTGGGCAAATGGATGTTGCCCATGATTTTGATTATGCACTTACCTATTATTGGATTTATTCTACTATCTCATTTTCATCCTGAAAATACGTTGTTTATTTATTTGGCAGTAATCATTGAGCAATTTGGCTATGGTTTTGGCTTTGCCGCTTTTATGATGTACTTAATCTATGTTGCCGAAGGCGAATCAAAAACATCGCATTACGCTTTAGCCACAGGTTTTATGGCGTTAGGTATGATGCTACCCGGAATGGTAAGTGGTTACATTCAAGAATACTTAGGATATGGAAATTTCTTTATTTGGGTATTTTGCAGTACGATTCCAGGAATAATCTTGTCGCGATTTTTAGTATTTCCAGCCGACTTTGGAAAGAAATCAGTCAACAATGAATAA
- a CDS encoding glycoside hydrolase family 10 protein → MMNYKSFTFAFLFTLLSITNSTAQSKIIYPKNEFRAVWIATVANIDWPKNNTDSVEKEKADFIEILESYKKLNYNAVIVQIRSNGDAFYPSELAPWSRNLTGKEGKAPSPYFDTLEWMITEAHNRGFEFHAWLNPFRATSGSNTEILSKKHDLIKHPDWMIKYAGKYYYNPALPEVQNHLTKVVEEVVQKYDIDAIHFDDYFYPYTVDGEKFNDTASFNKYGNGLTLADWRRNNVNTFIQQISISIKKIKPWVQFGISPFGVWRNKSVDPRGSDTQAGQTNYDDLFADPLVWMENNWIDYILPQLYWSLDHPKASYSKLLKWWSENAKNTAIYVGNSTYKIKSDPDKKWDLPTEIPNQIEYTRSFNNVQGNAFFSAKWFLNKNQDVTQLLAENQYKFPAIPASVPNFKKLVFDVPRITSVVKDKTDLVISLQPTRNNVRYVVFYGTEANSIINSDDPSQIIDRYFVHKNNNRLFIRIPISTIENKSNFALSYIDYYGNESKEIMTQLPLATIKNSK, encoded by the coding sequence ATGATGAATTACAAGTCCTTTACTTTTGCTTTTTTATTTACGCTACTTTCTATTACCAATAGCACAGCACAAAGTAAAATAATATATCCTAAAAACGAATTTAGAGCAGTTTGGATTGCCACCGTAGCCAATATTGATTGGCCAAAAAACAATACTGATAGTGTTGAAAAAGAAAAAGCCGATTTTATTGAAATTTTAGAATCCTACAAAAAACTCAATTACAATGCCGTGATTGTTCAAATTCGCAGTAATGGTGATGCTTTTTACCCTTCTGAATTAGCGCCTTGGTCACGCAACTTAACTGGAAAAGAAGGCAAAGCACCTTCACCCTATTTTGATACGTTAGAATGGATGATTACTGAAGCTCACAATCGAGGTTTTGAATTTCATGCGTGGTTAAATCCTTTCCGTGCCACCTCAGGTTCTAATACCGAAATATTAAGTAAAAAACACGACTTGATTAAGCATCCCGATTGGATGATTAAATATGCAGGGAAATACTATTACAATCCTGCGCTTCCTGAAGTACAAAATCACTTGACAAAAGTAGTAGAAGAAGTAGTTCAAAAATATGATATCGATGCTATTCATTTTGATGATTACTTTTATCCCTATACTGTTGATGGAGAAAAATTCAATGATACTGCTTCATTCAACAAATATGGTAATGGTCTTACTTTAGCCGATTGGAGACGAAATAATGTGAACACTTTTATTCAACAAATCTCGATAAGCATCAAAAAAATCAAACCTTGGGTACAATTTGGCATTAGTCCATTTGGAGTTTGGCGCAATAAATCAGTAGACCCAAGAGGTTCGGATACACAAGCCGGACAAACCAACTATGACGATTTATTTGCTGATCCTTTGGTTTGGATGGAAAACAACTGGATTGACTACATCCTACCACAATTATATTGGAGCTTGGATCACCCAAAAGCGTCTTATAGTAAATTGCTAAAATGGTGGTCTGAAAATGCTAAAAACACGGCCATTTACGTTGGGAATAGCACCTATAAAATCAAGTCTGACCCAGATAAAAAATGGGATTTACCAACAGAAATCCCAAATCAAATTGAGTACACACGTTCATTTAATAATGTACAAGGAAATGCTTTTTTTAGTGCAAAATGGTTTCTTAACAAAAACCAAGACGTTACTCAATTACTAGCTGAAAATCAATACAAATTCCCAGCAATCCCTGCTTCAGTTCCTAATTTTAAAAAATTAGTATTTGATGTACCCAGAATTACTAGCGTTGTAAAAGATAAAACCGATTTAGTAATTTCGTTACAACCTACACGCAATAACGTGCGCTATGTAGTTTTTTATGGCACTGAAGCCAATTCAATAATTAACAGTGATGACCCTAGTCAAATCATTGATCGTTATTTTGTACACAAAAACAACAATCGCTTATTTATTCGAATACCAATTTCAACTATTGAAAATAAATCTAATTTTGCTTTATCCTACATTGACTATTATGGAAATGAAAGTAAAGAAATCATGACACAATTACCATTAGCTACAATTAAAAACAGTAAATAA
- a CDS encoding anhydro-N-acetylmuramic acid kinase has protein sequence MNTNIESLYRIAQKPTRTIIGLMSGTSLDGLDVALCEISGASKSTVVQLKKFKTIPYSEAIKAEIRKVFAKKTIDFQHLALLNEWIGILHANLVLDCLKEWNIAPAEVDLIASHGQTVMHAPKILHQQVQFPNATLQIGDGDHIAVRTGIITISDFRQKHVAAGGEGAPLAIYGDYYLFGSEKENRIMLNIGGIGNFTFLPKNQNPEHVFVTDTGTGNTLIDAFVKLHFPKMSYDKDAQIARKGTINAELLQALKDNSFFKEPFPKTTGPELFNLDYIQSAMTESQTQHLPVEDVVATLTRFSAETAAEAILYAIQNSEATTDTITVYVSGGGIHNPLLMEYLNDLLPCSFKNTNDLGISADAKEAILFAVLANETVAGGTTHFGTKKGIPSVTMGKISFPN, from the coding sequence ATGAATACCAATATTGAATCGCTTTACAGAATCGCACAAAAACCTACTCGAACTATTATTGGATTGATGTCGGGCACTTCATTGGACGGTTTGGATGTAGCGTTATGTGAAATTTCGGGAGCATCTAAAAGCACAGTAGTTCAACTAAAAAAGTTTAAAACCATACCGTATTCTGAAGCTATAAAAGCTGAAATCCGAAAAGTATTTGCTAAAAAAACAATTGATTTTCAACATTTAGCTTTGTTAAACGAATGGATTGGAATTTTACATGCTAATCTCGTTTTAGATTGCCTAAAAGAATGGAATATTGCTCCTGCTGAAGTTGATTTAATTGCCTCGCATGGACAAACGGTAATGCACGCTCCAAAAATCTTACACCAACAAGTGCAATTTCCTAATGCTACTTTACAAATTGGAGATGGTGATCATATTGCCGTTCGCACTGGAATTATTACTATCTCAGATTTTAGACAAAAGCACGTAGCTGCAGGAGGCGAAGGTGCTCCATTAGCAATTTATGGCGATTATTACCTTTTTGGAAGTGAAAAAGAAAACCGAATCATGCTGAACATAGGTGGTATTGGAAACTTTACTTTTTTGCCCAAAAATCAAAATCCAGAACACGTTTTTGTTACTGATACAGGTACCGGAAATACACTTATTGATGCGTTTGTAAAATTACATTTTCCAAAAATGAGTTACGACAAAGATGCCCAAATAGCCCGAAAAGGAACTATAAATGCAGAATTGTTACAGGCGCTTAAAGACAATTCTTTTTTCAAAGAACCGTTTCCCAAAACTACTGGGCCTGAACTCTTCAATTTAGACTATATTCAGAGCGCAATGACAGAAAGTCAAACGCAACACCTCCCTGTTGAAGATGTTGTAGCGACCCTTACACGCTTTAGTGCCGAAACAGCTGCTGAAGCAATTCTGTATGCAATACAAAATAGTGAAGCAACTACTGATACTATTACGGTCTATGTTTCGGGAGGAGGAATACACAATCCGCTATTAATGGAATATCTAAATGATTTACTGCCTTGTTCTTTTAAAAATACTAACGATTTAGGAATCTCTGCGGATGCGAAAGAAGCAATACTTTTTGCTGTATTGGCTAACGAAACGGTAGCTGGAGGCACTACTCATTTTGGTACTAAAAAAGGAATCCCATCGGTAACAATGGGTAAAATTTCGTTCCCAAATTAA